ACGGCGACCATGACGCGATTCGACGGCAAAACGGCCGCTGCATCGGAACCAACAGCACCGCTATTCGCTAATTCGACAAGGTTCTCAACCACTTTACCTTGAATAATAATTTCTTCGCGCGCGATATCGGTACGTGCAATTTTGCCAATGACGTCTTCAACGCGGACGAATGCGCTGAATGGAGCGAACTGCTCCGGCATCGTTACAACAGAAACCATATTTTCAGCGATTGGTAAGCCGCGAGGAATATCCTGAATCGCGATAACAACTTCTGATACAACGATTGGCTCTTGAGTTGGTATTGGGGTTGCATCATCATCTGGATCACGAGTCGCAGGTTGAGCTACGTCTGTAGAATCTGTCGCTGTCGGTGTTTGCCCGCCTTCGTTCCCCAACAAAACCGCGGCTACTACCGCTACAGCGACAATGATTAAGGCGATAATCAGGAACAAACGAGTCCTTGAATTCATATTTCTCTCCGTATTGGAAATGATCGCCCCCACATGAGCGATGAGTCGCCAAAAGTACTTCAGTCAATAGTATATATTGAAGTTGACAATCCGATATTAAGGTTGTCTGTCATTTTTAAGTGTAATGCAATGCAAGTAATTGTCAAACTGACCCTATCGTCCTAAATGTTGACGATTGACAACCAAAAATTAATGGTTTGTTACCTTTTGTGCCCTGAAAACGAGCCTGAGCTTGGGGACGATGAGGTTGTTTGCTGGTAGTAAAGGCCTGAGCAGGCCAGCTTTGATTAGCTGACCTGAACAGTTTCACCTGCCGGAATTTCGATACGAACGACGGTGCCATCGACTTCAGAACTCTGGACGTGAATCACGCCCCCGACGAGTTCAATTGTGTTTTTAAGCATGTTCAGCGCCTGCACACGCGCATCGCTTGTTTGCTCTGCAAGGTCTTCATCGTCCAACACAGTCGCATCAAAGCCATTGCCGTTGTCCTCGATGCTGGCTTTGACCGTCTCCCCAGACATATCCAGGCGAATTTCAATACGACTAGGGGAGGCGTAATCACGAGCCATGCTGAGCGAATCCTGGATGCTGCGGAAGATGAGGACTTCTCTGTAGTTTTCCAGGCGGCGATCTTCGCTGAGGATCTGTACGCGGGTTTCGATGTCGTTTTTCTCTTGGTAGCTTTCGAGGTAGCGGCGTACTGTCGGAGCGACACCGAGGTCGTCAAGCATCATCGGGCGCAGATCAAAGATAAAGTCGCGCACCTTTTGGAACGTTTTGCTTGCATTGACCTTCAAGTTTTCAAGTTCTTCTGCTGCACGATCCGGGTTGCGATCAAAGAGACGTTGGCAAATTTCTGCCTGGAGGATGAAGTTCGTCAACGATTGGGCCGGACCATCATGCATCTGGCGGGCCAGGCGTTGTCTTTCTTCTTCCTGTGCCCGAATCACGCCTACAACGTCGAAGCCACGTCCACCTTCTACCGAGCCGTTCGCATCTGGCAGGACTTCGTAACCCTGTAAAATGCTCAGCACTTGCGAGAAGAGTGATTGATACTGCTCCAACAACTGATAGTTTGATTCGAACTTTTCTAGCTGGCCGCGCATTGTCGCCAGACGAAAACGAACGTCAAGCGCTTCATCATATTTATCACGGATATCTTCACGGGGGACTGTTGCCAGATTTTCTTTGATATTGCGCAGTTCGGTAGCGATACCGGTATAGCGGCTCTGTTCACGCTCGACCGAATTTTGCATACTTTCGATCTGGTCTTTGATTTCATTCAGGCGTCGGCGGGCGACATCCATCTCTTTAGAGATCAGAGCGATGATTTCAGACCGTGGGTCC
The Phototrophicus methaneseepsis DNA segment above includes these coding regions:
- a CDS encoding sensor histidine kinase, with translation MSDFDTYGDEQDPRSEIIALISKEMDVARRRLNEIKDQIESMQNSVEREQSRYTGIATELRNIKENLATVPREDIRDKYDEALDVRFRLATMRGQLEKFESNYQLLEQYQSLFSQVLSILQGYEVLPDANGSVEGGRGFDVVGVIRAQEEERQRLARQMHDGPAQSLTNFILQAEICQRLFDRNPDRAAEELENLKVNASKTFQKVRDFIFDLRPMMLDDLGVAPTVRRYLESYQEKNDIETRVQILSEDRRLENYREVLIFRSIQDSLSMARDYASPSRIEIRLDMSGETVKASIEDNGNGFDATVLDDEDLAEQTSDARVQALNMLKNTIELVGGVIHVQSSEVDGTVVRIEIPAGETVQVS